A region from the Alnus glutinosa chromosome 5, dhAlnGlut1.1, whole genome shotgun sequence genome encodes:
- the LOC133867740 gene encoding F-box/kelch-repeat protein At3g23880-like: MLMMAKELPEDLVIQILVWLPVVSLLRFKSVCKSWYALITNQNFITKHLLHNKNINTQLLLKTRDKTTEDYVVSTISYETLQVSRTHPLPPECLGIDKISIFVAGSCNGLVCLHDYRSVIWNPATKETKVVPKSNLPRIVPAGYLTRIDNMSFGFDAKTNDYKIIHFVRIYDPWSEYYEPYNRGVIHQKEVYSLRADSWRKVDGPPCFLSTFDVGSRIYINGMASWLAYENDCKVFVLSFDMSDEAFLKTPLPDTYREGGEELFVLNELIAITIPMTIDEQYFELIYDIWVLLEIGVKDSWTKLFTIGPFIQINDIGWPGPLGFWKNDLMLIVKSDGQLALYDPSSKQLTNLQIHGDIMCFQLVTYMETLVSVKGGNEFEEQDNC; this comes from the coding sequence ATGTTGATGATGGCCAAAGAATTGCCTGAAGACTTGGTGATACAGATTCTCGTATGGCTTCCGGTCGTCTCTCTCTTGCGATTCAAGTCCGTCTGCAAATCCTGGTACGCTCTCATCACAAACCAAAACTTCATTACAAAACACCTCCTACACAACAAGAACATCAACACCCAGCTTCTCCTTAAAACGCGCGACAAAACCACCGAAGATTATGTTGTATCCACGATTTCTTATGAAACACTCCAAGTATCCCGTACTCATCCTCTACCTCCAGAGTGTCTTGGGATCgacaaaatatcaatttttgttGCGGGTTCTTGCAATGGTCTCGTTTGTCTCCATGATTACCGTTCTGTTATATGGAACCCTGCAACTAAAGAAACAAAAGTTGTCCCTAAATCAAACCTGCCCCGCATTGTCCCCGCTGGCTATCTCACCAGAATTGACAATATGTCATTTGGTTTTGATGCTAAAACTAATGACTACAAGATAATCCACTTTGTTAGAATCTATGATCCTTGGAGTGAGTATTATGAACCTTATAATCGAGGTGTCATACACCAAAAAGAGGTATACAGCTTAAGAGCCGATTCTTGGAGAAAAGTTGATGGACCCCCTTGTTTTCTTTCTACTTTTGATGTTGGTTCGCGGATATATATCAATGGGATGGCTTCTTGGCTGGCATATGAAAATGATTGCAAggtatttgttttatcatttgaCATGAGTGATGAGGCATTCCTAAAAACACCACTTCCAGATACTTATAGAGAGGGTGGGGAAGAACTTTTCGTGTTGAATGAATTGATTGCCATCACTATTCCCATGACTATTGATGAACAATACTTTGAACTTATCTATGATATATGGGTGTTGCTTGAAATTGGTGTTAAGGACTCCTGGACTAAGCTTTTCACTATTGGACCATTTATACAAATTAACGATATAGGATGGCCAGGGCCATTAGGATTTTGGAAGAATGATCTCATGCTCATTGTAAAATCTGACGGACAACTGGCCTTATATGACCCTTCTTCCAAACAGTTGACTAATCTCCAAATTCATGGAGACATAATGTGCTTCCAATTGGTTACTTACATGGAGACCCTAGTTTCTGTCAAGGGAGGAAATGAATTTGAAGAGCAAGACAATTGTTGA